The Candidatus Delongbacteria bacterium genome has a window encoding:
- a CDS encoding M23 family metallopeptidase, translating to MPFWRKRLLNLSVVAALILLGIRFQHDLNAERLLRENDRLHRSLEVALEDVSTLRQSVDSLHELDREIRQIAKLDPIPKEVRRMGVGGALYEASLPGIGSQAIGELEQLQRETELLRASLSRARDLVAAQMDEMRRMPSIVPVASGERTSNYGYRLDPFTNEWRMHEGVDFQANVGTPVLAPADGVVVEAGRDGNYGILVKLDHGGGLQTLFCHLSRLRVEEGDRIARGDHIGDVGNTGRSTAAHLHYEVHRNGRPVNPDPYILSELAELN from the coding sequence GTGCCTTTCTGGCGCAAGCGGCTCTTGAATTTGAGCGTGGTCGCGGCCCTGATCCTGCTGGGCATCCGATTCCAGCACGATTTGAATGCGGAACGGCTTCTGCGTGAAAACGACCGTCTGCATCGGAGTCTTGAAGTCGCTCTCGAGGATGTGAGCACCCTGCGCCAGTCGGTGGACTCTCTCCACGAACTGGACCGCGAAATCCGCCAGATCGCCAAGCTCGATCCCATCCCCAAGGAGGTCCGGCGCATGGGCGTCGGCGGCGCCTTGTACGAGGCCTCCCTGCCGGGCATCGGCTCCCAGGCCATCGGCGAACTGGAGCAGCTGCAGCGGGAGACCGAGCTGTTGCGCGCCAGCCTGAGCCGCGCCCGCGATCTGGTGGCCGCCCAGATGGACGAGATGCGGCGCATGCCGTCCATCGTGCCCGTGGCCAGCGGGGAGCGCACCAGCAACTACGGCTACCGGCTGGATCCCTTCACCAACGAGTGGCGCATGCACGAGGGGGTTGACTTCCAGGCCAATGTGGGCACCCCCGTCCTGGCTCCGGCCGACGGCGTGGTGGTGGAGGCCGGCCGCGACGGCAATTACGGCATCCTGGTCAAGCTGGACCACGGTGGCGGCCTACAGACCCTCTTCTGCCACTTGTCCCGCCTGCGCGTGGAAGAAGGCGACCGCATCGCCCGCGGCGACCACATCGGCGATGTGGGCAACACCGGGCGCAGCACGGCGGCGCACTTGCACTATGAAGTGCACCGCAACGGCCGCCCGGTCAATCCGGATCCCTACATCCTGAGCGAATTGGCGGAACTCAATTAG